AATGTCAAGTAGCAACACTGGTATTGAATGGACTGATAAAACTTGGAATCCCACTACTGGTTGTAGTAAGGTGAGTCCAGGCTGTCGTTATTGCTATGCTGAAGCTTTAACAGAGAGATTCTCCCAAACTTTTCCTCAGGGATTCAAATTAACGTTGTATCCTGAAAGGATTGATCAACCTAGAAAATGGCGAACTCCTAGCCGAATATTTGTCAACTCAATGAGTGATCTTTTCCATAAAGATGTACCTTTTGAATATTTGCAGCAAATATTCACAGTTATGAGGGAAACTCCTTGGCATGTTTATCAGATTTTGACTAAACGTGAACAAAATTTATTAGAACTTTCATCAAAACTTGAGTGGGCTGACAACATATGGGTTGGTGTATCTGTAGAAAATCAAGACTACGCTCATAGAATAGAAGCTTTGAGACAAGTACCTTCAAAAGTTCGATTTCTTTCTTGTGAACCTCTACTAGGTCCACTTTGCCTCGATTTAGAAGGTATTGATTGGGTGATTGTTGGTGGTGAATCTGGATATAAACATCGTCCCATAAAACCCGAATGGGTTAGAGATATCTTACGTCAGACGAGAGAAGCTGATGTTGCTTTCTTCTTTAAACAATGGGGTGGTCATCACTCTAAATCTGGCGGTAAAC
This genomic stretch from Pseudanabaena galeata CCNP1313 harbors:
- a CDS encoding DUF5131 family protein; this translates as MSSSNTGIEWTDKTWNPTTGCSKVSPGCRYCYAEALTERFSQTFPQGFKLTLYPERIDQPRKWRTPSRIFVNSMSDLFHKDVPFEYLQQIFTVMRETPWHVYQILTKREQNLLELSSKLEWADNIWVGVSVENQDYAHRIEALRQVPSKVRFLSCEPLLGPLCLDLEGIDWVIVGGESGYKHRPIKPEWVRDILRQTREADVAFFFKQWGGHHSKSGGKLLDDRTWDEMPKAWYDHISQWQSLKMTKSQRSNPLKKECLATAN